From the Hyphomicrobiaceae bacterium genome, the window GTGAAACAGGCCCTCACAGAGTCGGGCCTTTCTCCGAGCCGACTGCAGCTTGAAGTCACCGAAACACTCCTGCTGCACGACAAATCGGAAAACTGGGAGGCGCTAGCCAAGCTGAAGACCCTCGGCATCGCGATCGCCTTGGACGACTTCGGGACAGGCTATTCTTCGCTGAGCTATTTGCGCCGCTTCCCCTTCGACAAAATAAAAATAGATAAGAGCTTCGTGCGAGACCTAGGGCAGAACGTGGATAGTATCACCATTGTGCAGGCGATCAGCGATCTCGCCAGCACCCTCGGCATGGCCTGTGTGGCAGAAGGCGTGGAAACTGAAGAACATCTGCGCTTTGTAGAGATAGCGCAATGTGAAGAGATGCAGGGGTTCCTTTTCTCAAAACCGGTGCCTGCAGAGATGATTCCGCAGACGCTTTCCGAATGCGAAGCCCGAAGCGTCGCGTGATTTTGTAATGCGCGAAGCGCGTTCGTGCGTTAGCCGAAAACGCCCGGCCGCGTCTTCCAATCCGCCCAGCTGATGCGCGCGTCGTCGGGGTAGATTTTTAGAACGCGCCCCTCGCCGCGGGCCTTTGCGAGCGTATTATCGACCCAATATCTCCCGCCGAACCACCGGACCGACCGATACAGTACAAATCGCTTCCACCCCGGAACGCCAAGTTCGGCCAGCGCGCCGTCGAATACATCGTCGGCATCGCGTCTTTCACCCGCCTGATCCCAATAAAGCCAATCATGCACAATGGCCGGCAGCCCATACCGGCCTATCGGCGGCATCCAAGACCAGAACGAACTCGGCACACTGGCGAAATCGGTTGTGAACCCTTGCGGCACGACAACCTCGCACGGGGTCACACCAGGAACATGCCAACGCATCGGCGCGGTGAGATACCAGTAGTCCATGTCCGCAAAGGGCACGAGCGCGGGAGGCGCCGCACGCTCCTCAACGGCGTCGGCCGACGGCGCTTCAGCCGATACGCCACGACCCAGCCCGCCTTCAGCGGCGCGCTTTCGCGCCATAGGTTGAGGTGCGGCGACTTTCTTCAACTCGCCCGATTTTGCGAGCTGTTTGAGAAACTCCGTCTTCGCGCTCATGGCTGCGCCTCCCTCTTATGCCCTTCCAACAGAATAGCCCCGCGAACGCACGACCGTCCACACAGCTGCAAAAAAGGGCCGTGTCCCTGTGGACACGGCCCTGATTGCTCCGGCTGAATTGGCGACGTGTCAGCGTGCAAATGCAGACGTCATCAGGTCGCCGACACTATGCCGCCGCGGATTACTCGGTTGGCTCGATTTAGCGGCCGCCTTGGGCGGCGAGAAAAGCCCGCCCGAAGACGATGTAGAGGTGGGCGTCACAAGAAGTCCGAAAGGAGGAACAAATTTCCCGGGACGGACTGATGGCCGGGAAGCTCGCGCGGTTGAGGCATCAGACACATCGGAACCGCCAGACAATCTGGCGCCCGCGAGCAAGCCGCTGTCCGGCTCCGTGTTATGGCGCGGTCCCTTATCGATCTCCTTCCAGCGACCGTCGAGGGCAAGCGTCACGCGTTCGTCATGGCCGTAGGGATCTCCATAAAATTCCGCGTGACCGTCATCGTCGATCCAAACTGAGAAGTAGCCAACATGAACGGGAATTGGTTTATCGAGCGTAATCTCGTTGTTGCCCGGCCCGCTGTCAGCAAGCCGTTTGGCATCGAGTTCACCTTCACCCTTTTCGATGTCAAAGAGCTTTTGAGCGAAACTCACCGGATTGCGCAGTCGCACACAACCATGGCTGTAGAGCCGCTCGCTGGTCTGGAAGAGAGACTTGTTGGGCGTATCGTGCAGATAGACCGAATGCTTGTTGGGGAAGAGGAACTTTACATCGCCCAGCGCATTGCCATCGCCAGACGGCTGATAGATCGAATAAGCCGACAGGTTCGCCTTTTCCCAGTTCACCTTCCAGCTGCTTACGGTGCGCTTGCCCTTCTTTACAACTATGCCCTCGCTTTCGAGCGAGCGACCGCGACGCGCGGCTGAGAGAAGCTTCTCGACTTTGATCGAGTCCGGCAAAAACCACGACGGTCGCATCACGATGGTCGTCATCGGCTTGGAAAAGATTGGTGTCGGCGTTGCCGGCTTGCCGACAATCACCCGCTCCGTGAGGGTCGTCTTGCCATTCTGCACGAGCTGAACTGTAAACGATGGAATATTGACAAGCAGGTGGGTTGCGCCGAGATCGCGCGGCATCCAGCGCCATTCTTCCATGCTCGCAACAACCGAATCCAGATTGGCACTCGCATCGCGGCTGAGCGCGGCGCGTGTCCCTCGGCCCACAAGACCGTCAGAGCTGAGACCGTTGGAGCGCTGAAAGGCCTTCACTGCATTCTTGAGATCAGTGTCGTAGAGCGTGTTATCCCCATTCGAGGCAACGCCTAGACGCGCGCGCAACCTTGCAATCTCGTCACTGCGCGTTCCCGGCACAAGCATCGGTCCGCGTGGGTCGATCCGAGTGGCGGCAATCTTGGCCGCTTCGGCCTTTGTCTTCGCGTAAAAGGCGTGCAGCCTCTGGAACTGCTCATGCTGCGGCTGGAACGACTGCAAGGCCTTGCCCGGATCGGCTGCCGACGTCACCTTGTCGATCACGTCGATGGAGTCGGGCAGCTCGGGCCGACGATCGAGGAAATCCGACAAGTCACGATCGGGAGCAACAATACGCCCACCACTGGCCTGACGAGCATAGCGAAGCACGGCATTCATCAGCTCATATTCGATAGCAGCAACTTCTTGGGGGCTTCGACGTGACGAACCGGTGTCTCGCGCTTGAGGTGAAAGCTCGAAGTCTTTAGCCTTGAGGCCCCAGCTTTCTGCATCCGCCAACTGGGCGATGACTGCGACGGCGGCCCGTGTCGGTCCGGTCTGATCGTACCAGAACGGTCTGAAATCGCGGTTGGCATAAAATCTTCTGAGCGCAAGCTCATCGTCCATGAACTCCACCCGTGAAGCATCAGCGTCAATCGTGGTTCGCAGGAAATCCTGTACACTGCCCGCAGTGGTTTGCGCTCTTGCCGTGGTCGGCAACACAGAAACACCGCCAGCAAGAACGGTTGCACTTGCGAAAACAAAGGCACCTATCAACCGTTTGAGCATTCGCTCCCCCAAATCTATGGCTATCAACAATTGAACGTCTGTCGTGCTACGACTGCCGCTCGA encodes:
- a CDS encoding DUF1353 domain-containing protein produces the protein MSAKTEFLKQLAKSGELKKVAAPQPMARKRAAEGGLGRGVSAEAPSADAVEERAAPPALVPFADMDYWYLTAPMRWHVPGVTPCEVVVPQGFTTDFASVPSSFWSWMPPIGRYGLPAIVHDWLYWDQAGERRDADDVFDGALAELGVPGWKRFVLYRSVRWFGGRYWVDNTLAKARGEGRVLKIYPDDARISWADWKTRPGVFG
- a CDS encoding L,D-transpeptidase family protein codes for the protein MLKRLIGAFVFASATVLAGGVSVLPTTARAQTTAGSVQDFLRTTIDADASRVEFMDDELALRRFYANRDFRPFWYDQTGPTRAAVAVIAQLADAESWGLKAKDFELSPQARDTGSSRRSPQEVAAIEYELMNAVLRYARQASGGRIVAPDRDLSDFLDRRPELPDSIDVIDKVTSAADPGKALQSFQPQHEQFQRLHAFYAKTKAEAAKIAATRIDPRGPMLVPGTRSDEIARLRARLGVASNGDNTLYDTDLKNAVKAFQRSNGLSSDGLVGRGTRAALSRDASANLDSVVASMEEWRWMPRDLGATHLLVNIPSFTVQLVQNGKTTLTERVIVGKPATPTPIFSKPMTTIVMRPSWFLPDSIKVEKLLSAARRGRSLESEGIVVKKGKRTVSSWKVNWEKANLSAYSIYQPSGDGNALGDVKFLFPNKHSVYLHDTPNKSLFQTSERLYSHGCVRLRNPVSFAQKLFDIEKGEGELDAKRLADSGPGNNEITLDKPIPVHVGYFSVWIDDDGHAEFYGDPYGHDERVTLALDGRWKEIDKGPRHNTEPDSGLLAGARLSGGSDVSDASTARASRPSVRPGKFVPPFGLLVTPTSTSSSGGLFSPPKAAAKSSQPSNPRRHSVGDLMTSAFAR